A stretch of Cicer arietinum cultivar CDC Frontier isolate Library 1 chromosome 5, Cicar.CDCFrontier_v2.0, whole genome shotgun sequence DNA encodes these proteins:
- the LOC101509524 gene encoding two-component response regulator ARR5 has translation MATAGDVLRQTLPEVSRAGELHVLAVDDSHVDRKVIERLLKFTSCKVTVVESGTRALQYLGLDGDTSSIGFDGVKVNMIMTDYSMPGMTGYELLKKIKXESSIFREIPVVVMSSENILTRIDSCLEEGAEEFLLKPVKLSDVKRLTDFIMSGEGKKVGGKRSQKRSRSDDCISSLSSSCSTVSHQCDLSSLSPSAMSSKKSRL, from the exons ATGGCTACTGCCGGCGATGTTCTCAGGCAGACTTTACCGGAAGTCAGTCGTGCAGGTGAATTGCACGTGCTTGCCGTCGATGATAGTCACGTGGATCGTAAAGTCATTGAAAGATTGCTCAAATTCACTTCTTGCAAAG tgaCGGTTGTTGAGAGTGGAACTAGAGCTTTACAGTATCTTGGGTTAGATGGGGATACAAGTTCCATTGGTTTTGAT GGTGTGAAGGTTAATATGATTATGACAGATTATTCCATGCCTGGGATGACAGGATATGAACTACTCAAAAAGATaaag NNGGAATCATCCATTTTCAGAGAGATTCCAGTGGTGGTTATGTCATCTGAGAATATCTTGACCAGAATTGATAG TTGCTTGGAGGAAGGAGCTGAGGAGTTTCTATTGAAACCTGTCAAGTTGTCAGATGTGAAACGCCTAACAGATTTCATCATGAGTGGTGAAGGGAAGAAAGTGGGAGGTAAAAGATCTCAAAAAAGAAGTCGATCAGATGATTGCATTTCATCTCTATCAAGTTCATGTTCAACGGTTTCTCATCAATGTGATCTATCTTCGTTGTCCCCGTCTGCAATGTCATCAAAGAAATCTAGACTATGA
- the LOC101510163 gene encoding putative transferase At4g12130, mitochondrial, protein MNRVLSPFSKHCNRAIHQTISKHRSETHLQTAGPVGSLIKSRSVIRFRGPDTIKFLQGLLTNDIRKFSEPIGDKTSNLPTPNVPTSSVPPIYAALLTPQGRFLYDLFLYKPPSSDTKLNRTGTGPVSEPDEPFELFADVDASVLDELLTTFTKYRLRSKVEIDNVASEFSCWQRYGSGPLENSSDVEEPEAASVGWGAGEDGAAMSSSHGGNLGWQWFKDPRLACLGFRGIFPSNIVPPLIEADKETDEQNYLLWRIEKGVAEGSNEIPKGEAMPLEYNLVGLNAISFDKGCYVGQELVARTHHRGVIRKRVVPLRFQDTDGKEVENKVIPGSEVINTASGKKAGLVTTAMGCRGLGLLRLEEALKGSTALSIQGQENVKVVASKPDWWPSDWLQDLQQQTAFA, encoded by the exons ATGAATCGTGTATTATCACCATTTTCCAAACACTGTAACAGAGCAATTCACCAAACCATCTCAAAGCACCGAAGCGAAACCCATCTTCAAACGGCAGGTCCCGTGGGCTCTCTAATAAAATCCCGTTCCGTAATACGATTCCGAGGACCCGACACAATCAAATTCCTTCAGGGACTATTGACCAACGATATACGCAAGTTTAGCGAACCTATTGGCGATAAAACCTCGAATTTGCCTACACCTAACGTACCCACCTCTTCGGTTCCTCCTATCTATGCTGCGTTGTTAACCCCTCAAGGTAGATTCCTCTACGACCTTTTTCTTTATAAACCGCCAAGTTCAGATACCAAGCTTAATAGGACCGGGACTGGACCTGTCTCCGAACCCGATGAACCCTTTGAATTGTTTGCTGATGTTGATGCTTCTGTTTTGGATGAATTGTTGACAACCTTCACCAA ATACCGGTTGAGATCGAAGGTTGAGATTGATAATGTTGCCAGCGAATTCTCGTGTTGGCAGCGATACGGTTCTGGACCTCTTGAGAATTCCTCGGATGTAGAAGAACCAGAAGCAGCCTCTGTTGGGTGGGGGGCCGGTGAGGATGGTGCTGCAATGTCATCTTCTCATGGGGGTAATCTTGGCTGGCAATGGTTTAAGGATCCCAGATTAGCCTGTCTTGGTTTTAGAGGGATCTTCCCGTCAAATATTGTTC CACCTTTAATTGAGGCTGACAAAGAGACTGATGAACAGAACTATCTTTTGTGGAGAATAGAAAAGGGAGTAGCGGAAGGTTCAAATGAGATTCCAAAAG GTGAAGCAATGCCGCTTGAGTATAATCTTGTAGGTCTTAATGCAATAAGCTTTGACAAAGGTTGCTATGTGGGGCAAGAACTCGTAGCTCGGACACATCACAGAGGGGTGATTCGGAAACGTGTAGTTCCTCTAAGGTTTCAAGATACTGATGGGAAAG AAGTCGAAAACAAAGTCATTCCTGGTTCAGAGGTAATTAACACAGCATCTGGGAAAAAAGCTGGTTTAGTGACTACTGCCATGGGATGTCGCGGGCTGGGACTCTTGCGGCTAGAGGAAGCTTTAAAGGGATCCACGGCTTTGTCCATTCAAGGACAAGAGAATGTGAAGGTTGTCGCTAGTAAACCAGATTGGTGGCCTTCTGATTGGCTTCAAGATCTTCAACAGCAAACTGCTTTTGCATAG
- the LOC101509849 gene encoding protein EDS1L-like, which produces MASSRGGSESMELSADKIEKSFAAALKVHKTPEKHYLLEKNNKTNPPEVIISFPASGAFKDWYSKTTFGETEIDLSLFPSLRSIGNNEPALVNKSFLQRFKDILTKSSLRDEVVRAMNRQKQIVFAGHSSGGPLAILATLWTLENYLTPKSQGGIPPLCITFGSPLIGDHIFSHATRREIWSHYFFHFVMRYDIVPRILLAPLSSFDQRFETVSQLIDPKYKSFMSESSLGRIASISDFYFEVMSNAATVTRHAACKLMGTTEATLETIANFVPLSLYRPFGTYIFCTTSGNEGKQIVIKNPDAVLQVMFFSAQLSSEAESDEVSYKSLRQHISYGTELIKNLGMQNVVVLDQLQNLPLSDNTTLDGIIGTINTALNDLGLSTRARLCIEAAAALEERKRNNEKIIEQKKGFMEEKMKELKRYKETWEHQKKGYYDGFKEQADPEDFKANVKRLDLAGVWDEIIDKLIKNELPEGFEGKKEWIEIGTRFRRLVEPLDIANYYRHSRNRDGRVYMDKGGRPKRYRYTQRWLEHYEKRGDEGYSESCFWAEVEDLSYDNKSFEDVKERVVVLEEKIKKWRDRNDVGKDVFLEGSTFVKWWKSLPEQHRQQSCIQNLVQL; this is translated from the exons ATGGCTTCATCAAGAGGTGGAAGTGAGAGCATGGAATTGAGTGCAGATAAAATTGAGAAATCATTTGCTGCAGCCTTGAAAGTTCACAAAACACCAGAGAAACATTACCTTTTAGAAAAGAACAACAAAACCAACCCTCCAGAAGTTATCATCAGCTTTCCAGCATCAGGTGCTTTCAAAGATTGGTATTCCAAAACAACCTTTGGAGAAACCGAAATAGATCTTAGTCTATTTCCTTCACTTAGAAGCATTGGTAACAACGAACCTGCTTTGGTTAATAAATCATTTCTCCAAAGATTCAAAGATATTTTGACAAAGTCATCACTTAGAGATGAg GTGGTGAGAGCAATGAATAGGCAGAAGCAAATAGTATTTGCAGGACATTCATCTGGTGGTCCATTGGCAATTCTAGCAACCCTTTGGACCTTAGAAAActacctaactccaaaatcTCAGGGTGGCATCCCTCCCTTATGTATTACTTTTGGTTCTCCTTTAATCGGTGATCACATATTTTCTCATGCTACAAGGAGAGAAATTTGGTCTCACTACTTTTTCCATTTTGTGATGAGATATGACATAGTGCCAAGAATCCTCCTTGCACCTCTCTCTTCATTTGACCAAAGATTTGAAACAGTTTCACAGTTGATAGATCCTAAATACAAATCTTTCATGAGCGAATCGAGCCTTGGAAGAATCGCTTCGATATCAGATTTCTACTTTGAAGTGATGTCAAATGCTGCAACTGTCACAAGGCATGCTGCCTGCAAATTAATGGGAACAACAGAGGCAACACTTGAAACTATTGCAAATTTTGTTCCTTTAAGCCTTTATAGACCCTTTGGAACTTACATCTTTTGCACTACAAGTGGAAATGAAGGAAagcaaattgttataaaaaaccCTGATGCAGTTCTGCAGGTTATGTTTTTCTCTGCTCAGTTAAGCTCTGAAGCAGAAAGTGATGAAGTTTCCTATAAAAGCCTAAGACAACATATAAGTTATGGCACTGAATTGATAAAAAACTTAGGAATGCAGAATGTTGTGGTCTTGGACCAACTACAGAATCTTCCTTTGTCTGATAATACTACTCTAGATGGCATCATTGGAACCATTAACACAGCCTTAAATGACCTTGGCCTG AGTACAAGAGCAAGACTATGCATTGAAGCAGCAGCAGCATTAGAGGAACGAAAAAGGAACAACGAGAAAATCATAGAACAGAAAAAAGGTTTTATGGAAGAAAAAATGAAGGAACTGAAAAGGTACAAAGAAACATGGGAGCATCAGAAAAAAGGTTACTACGACGGATTCAAGGAACAAGCAGACCCGGAAGATTTCAAAGCAAATGTAAAGAGACTAGATCTGGCAGGTGTGTGGGACGAGATAATCGATAAGCTTATAAAAAACGAACTTCCAGAAGGATTCGAAGGAAAAAAAGAATGGATAGAGATTGGAACAAGGTTTAGAAGACTAGTGGAGCCTTTGGATATTGCTAATTATTATAGACATTCAAGGAACCGTGACGGTCGTGTTTATATGGATAAAGGTGGAAGGCCAAAACGGTATAGGTATACGCAGAGATGGTTGGAACATTATGAGAAGAGGGGTGATGAAGGTTATTCGGAATCTTGTTTTTGGGCTGAGGTGGAGGATCTTTCTTATGATAATAAGAGTTTTGAAGATGTTAAGGAAAGGGTTGTTGTGTTGGAGGAAAAGATTAAAAAGTGGAGGGATAGAAATGATGTGGGTAAGGATGTGTTTTTGGAGGGTTCTACGTTTGTCAAGTGGTGGAAAAGTCTGCCAGAGCAACATAGGCAACAGTCATGCATTCAAAATCTTGTTCAACTGTGA
- the LOC101510486 gene encoding protein argonaute 4-like has translation MDSFEADGNGNGNGEESLPPPPPVVPSDMVPLKAEEVLPAPPEPVKKKFSRLPIARTGLGSKGMKIPLLTNHFKVNVNNNDGYFFHYSVAFTYEDGRPVEGKGVGRKIMDRVQETYHSDLNDKDFAYDGEKSLFTIGSLPQKKLEFEIVLEDVTSNRNNGSRSPDGNGNEDNESDKKRMRRPYRAKTFRVEISFAAKIPMSAIVNALRGQESDNFQEAVRVLDIILRQHAAKQGCLLVRQSFFHNDPKNFADVGGGVLGCRGFHSSFRATQSGLSLNIDVSTTMIIQPGPVVDFLISNQNVRDPFQLDWAKAKRTLKNLRVKTHPSNQEWKICGLSEVPCKELTFTLKKRDGDDGTEEMSVLDYFVNVRKIDLRYSADLPCINVGRPKRPTYFPIELCELVSLQRYTKSLSTLQRASLVEKSRQKPQERMKILTDALKSSNYASEPLLQNCGISISTGFTQVEGRVLPAPKLKFGNGEDFNPRNGRWNFNNKKFVQPTKIERWAVANFSARCDVRGLVRDIIRIGNMKGINIDQPFDVFEESPQFRRAPPMVRVEKMFENIQSKLPGAPQFLLCLLPDRKNCDIYGPWKKKNLADYGIVNQCMCPLRVNDQYLGNIMLKINAKLGGLNSLLGVEISPSLPIVSKAPTLILGMDVSHGSPGQTDIPSIAAVVSSRQWPLISKYRACVRTQSAKVEMIDNLFKKVSENEDEGIMRELLLDFYNSSGKRKPDNIIIFRDGVSESQFNQVLNIELDQIIEACKFLDEKWTPKFAVIVAQKNHHTRFFQPNSPDNVPPGTIIDNKICHPRNYDFYLCAHAGMIGTSRPTHYHVLLDEIGFSPDELQELVHSLSYVYQRSTTAISVVAPICYAHLAATQLGQFMKFEDKSETSSSHGGLSAAGAVPVPQLPKLQENVCNSMFFC, from the exons ATGGATTCTTTTGAAGCAGATGGAAATGGAAATGGGAATGGGGAGGAGTCTTTGCCCCCTCCGCCTCCTGTTGTCCCCTCGGATATGGTACCTCTCAAAGCAGAGGAGGTGCTCCCAGCTCCTCCTGAACCTGTTAAGAAAAAATTTTCCCGCCTTCCAATAGCCAGAACTGGTCTGGGATCAAAAGGAATGAAGATACCTCTTCTAACTAATCACTTCAAAGTTAATGTCAATAATAATGATGGATATTTTTTCCATTACAGT GTGGCTTTTACTTATGAAGATGGACGCCCTGTGGAAGGTAAGGGTGTTGGGAGGAAGATAATGGACAGGGTGCAGGAGACATATCATTCTGACTTGAATGATAAGGACTTTGCATATGACGGAGAGAAAAGCCTGTTTACTATTGGCTCTCTACCTCAAAAGAAGCTTGAGTTTGAAATTGTTTTAGAGGATGTTACGTCTAACAG AAATAATGGCAGTCGTAGTCCTGATGGTAATGGTAATGAGGACAATGAGAGTGACAAAAAGAGGATGCGACGCCCATATCGTGCTAAAACATTTAGAGTGGAGATTAGCTTTGCTGCGAAAATTCCCATGTCTGCCATTGTCAATGCATTGCGTGGACAGGAATCAGATAATTTCCAAGAAGCCGTTCGAGTTCTGGATATCATATTGAGGCAACATGCTGCTAAGCA GGGCTGCCTACTTGTTCGCCAGTCTTTCTTCCACAATGATCCAAAGAATTTTGCTGATGTGGGGGGTGGCGTTCTAGGTTGCAGAGGATTCCATTCAAGTTTTAGAGCTACACAGAGCGGCCTCTCTCTTAACATAG ATGTGTCAACTACCATGATAATTCAACCTGGGCCTGTGGTGGATTTCTTAATTTCCAACCAAAATGTGAGAGATCCCTTTCAACTTGACTGGGCAAAG GCCAAAAGGACACTTAAAAACCTGAGGGTTAAAACTCATCCATCCAATCAAGAGTGGAAAATTTGTGGACTCAGCGAAGTCCCATGCAAAGAGCTGAC TTTTACTTTGAAGAAAAGAGATGGAGATGATGGTACTGAAGAAATGTCTGTTTTGGATTATTTTGTTAATGTCCGGAAGATAGATTTGCGCTACTCTGCTGATCTTCCTTGTATTAATGTTGGCAGGCCTAAACGGCCAACATATTTCCCCATTGAG CTGTGCGAATTGGTATCGTTGCAACGATATACAAAATCTCTGTCCACACTTCAAAGGGCTTCATTAGTGGAGAAGTCCAGACAGAAGCCACAGGAGAGGATGAAAATATTGACTGAT GCACTTAAAAGCAGCAACTATGCTTCTGAACCTCTGCTTCAAAATTGTGGAATTTCTATAAGCACAGGCTTTACTCAAGTGGAAGGTCGTGTTTTGCCTGCTCCTAag TTGAAGTTTGGCAATGGTGAAGATTTCAATCCGAGAAATGGAAGATGGAATTTTAACAACAAG AAATTTGTGCAGCCAACAAAGATAGAAAGATGGGCTGTTGCAAACTTTTCTGCACGCTGTGATGTACGAGGACTTGTGAGGGATATAATTAGAATTGGAAATATGAAAGGAATT AATATTGACCAACCATTTGATGTGTTCGAAGAAAGTCCTCAGTTTAGACGTGCCCCACCTATGGTTAGGGTCGAGAAGATGTTCGAGAACATTCAATCTAAACTTCCTGGGGCTCCTCAATTCCTTCTCTGTTTGCTCCCTGATCGAAAAAACTGTGATATTTATG GTCCGTGGAAAAAGAAGAACCTTGCCGATTACGGAATTGTTAATCAGTGCATGTGTCCTTTAAGAGTCAATGATCAGTATTTGGGCAATATTATGTTGAAGATCAATGCCAAG CTTGGTGGGTTGAACTCATTGTTGGGAGTTGAAATTTCTCCTTCTCTTCCTATTGTTTCCAAAGCACCCACCCTCATTCTAGGAATGGACGTGTCACATGGCTCTCCAGGGCAGACTGATATTCCTTCAATTGCCGCA GTCGTCAGCTCTAGACAGTGGCCtctaatatcaaaatatagGGCATGTGTTCGCACACAGTCTGCAAAAGTTGAAATGATAGATAATTTGTTCAAGAAAGTTTCAGAAAATGAGGATGAAGGCATCATGAG GGAACTTTTGCTCGATTTTTATAATAGTTCTGGGAAGAGAAAACcagataatataataatattcag GGACGGAGTTAGTGAGTCACAATTCAATCAAGTCTTGAATATCGAACTTGACCAGATCATTGAG GCATGCAAATTCTTGGATGAAAAATGGACCCCAAAATTTGCTGTAATTGTTGCTCAAAAGAACCATCACACAAGATTCTTCCAGCCCAATTCTCCTGACAACGTCCCACCTG GAACTATTATTGACAATAAAATTTGCCATCCAAGAAACTATGATTTTTACCTCTGTGCACATGCTGGAATGATA GGCACCAGTAGGCCTACTCACTACCATGTGCTGCTTGATGAGATTGGCTTCTCCCCCGATGAACTTCAGGAACTTGTTCATTCTCTGTCATATGT GTACCAGAGGAGCACCACTGCTATTTCAGTTG TTGCACCCATATGCTATGCACACTTAGCTGCAACTCAATTGGGGCAGTTCATGAAATTTGAAGACAAATCTGAGACATCCTCAAGCCATGGTGGGCTGAGTGCTGCAGGAGCTGTACCTGTCCCTCAGCTGCCAAAGTTGCAGGAAAACGTGTGCAACTCTATGTTCTTCTGTTGA
- the LOC101507826 gene encoding formin-like protein 4, translating into MSAPIAMAVASTAVAMLFITGIFHYFYHKYVLARYQSRNKVATTAKGYLKEPVLNHEDIKRYGGNVKGLIVEENGVDVIYMMNKESRQMVTSFPNCTFNPSYEDDEEEKIIDVLVHKSKITNHNEIIPFACESHEKLPHISHELLQSSLPLPLPPLQKPSQMNLEKNKIHMSYNQPLPSPPPSPPPLPSPPRKEIPKAPPLPSPPLPKTSSGFTSSLKPPPAPKGKANIKEITIGESSRENGQTRLKPLHWDKVAADVDHSTVWDQINDGSFRFDDELMESLFGYSTNYKTQERNRSLSTLAKSNSNTPTQIFILEPRKSQNTAIVLRSLAVSRREILDAVLDGEGLSVETLERLTKIAPSQEEASKILQFNGNPNRLAEAESFLYYILKSVPTSFNRLKAMFFRSNHDSEILRLKEHLQTLDLGCKELRTSGLFLKLLEAILKTGNRMNAGTSRGNAQGFNLSALTKLSDVKSTNGKTSLLHFIVEQVVHSEGKRQAQEEDKEEYLIFGLQVLGGLSDELSEAMKASCIDYHSFITMCSNLSSHVNEIRHIITCCGNNEKGEFFKDMKGFLELCEEELKVVREEQARIMELVKKTNEYYLAGATKDNMPNPFHLFIIVKDFVDKVCQACIELKKKLEKKNVGVESVSTTPPLSPSNRMPSRFSSFDLNFLSNRLESTFSSQSGDDF; encoded by the exons atgtcAGCACCTATTGCAATGGCTGTGGCTTCCACAGCTGTGGCTATGTTATTCATTACAGGTATTTTCCATTACTTCTACCACAAATATGTTCTTGCTAGATACCAAAGTAGAAACAAAGTTGCTACCACTGCTAAAGGTTATCTTAAAGAGCCAGTGCTAAACCATGAAGATATAAAAAGATATGGTGGTAATGTGAAAGGACTAATTGTTGAAGAAAATGGTGTTGATGTTATTTACATGATGAACAAAGAAAGTAGACAAATGGTAACAAGTTTCCCAAATTGTACGTTCAATCCTAGttatgaagatgatgaagaagaaaagaTAATAGATGTGTTGGTTCATAAGTCCAAAATAACTAATCATAATGAGATTATTCCATTTGCATGTGAATCTCATGAGAAGTTACCACATATTTCACATGAGTTACTACAATCTTCACTTCCACTTCCACTTCCACCACTACAAAAACCTTCACAAATGAATCTTGAGAAGAACAAGATTCACATGAGTTACAATCAACCACTACCATCTCCTCCTCCTTCTCCTCCACCTCTTCCTTCTCCTCCAAGAAAAGAAATTCCAAAGGCACCACCTCTTCCTTCACCTCCACTTCCAAAGACTAGTAGTGGCTTCACTTCATCTTTGAAACCACCACCAGCACCTAAAGGAAAAGCAAATATCAAAGAGATTACCATAGGAGAGAGTTCAAGAGAGAATGGACAAACAAGGCTAAAGCCTCTACACTGGGATAAGGTTGCAGCTGATGTTGATCATTCAACAGTATGGGATCAGATCAATGATGGATCTTTTAG gtTTGATGATGAACTCATGGAATCACTCTTTGGATATTCAACCAACTACAAAACTCAAGAAAGAAACAGGTCTCTTTCCACTTTGGCCAAGTCCAATTCCAACACACCAACTCAAATATTCATCCTTGAGCCAAGAAAATCACAAAACACTGCAATTGTGCTACGATCACTAGCAGTTTCTCGCAGGGAAATCTTAGATGCAGTACTTGATGGTGAAGGACTCAGTGTTGAGACACTTGAAAGACTCACTAAAATAGCACCTTCTCAAGAAGAAGCATCCAAAATTCTCCAATTCAATGGCAACCCAAATAGGCTTGCTGAAGCTGAGTCTTTCCTATACTACATCCTTAAATCAGTTCCAACATCATTCAACCGTTTGAAAGCGATGTTTTTTCGATCAAACCACGATAGCGAAATTCTTCGGCTCAAGGAACACTTACAAACACTTGACTTGGGTTGTAAGGAACTTAGGACTAGTGGTTTGTTCTTGAAACTCCTTGAGGCCATTCTCAAAACTGGGAACAGAATGAATGCTGGAACTTCCAGAGGCAATGCACAAGGTTTCAACTTGAGTGCTCTTACAAAACTTTCTGATGTAAAAAGCACAAATGGGAAAACTAGTTTGCTTCACTTCATAGTGGAACAAGTAGTTCATTCAGAAGGGAAAAGACAAGCACAAGAGGAAGACAAAGAAGAATATCTAATTTTTGGTTTACAAGTGTTAGGTGGACTAAGTGATGAGTTATCAGAAGCAATGAAAGCATCTTGCATCGACTATCATAGTTTCATCACTATGTGTTCCAATCTTAGTTCTCATGTTAATGAAATTAGACACATTATAACATGCTGTGGAAACAATGAGAAAGGTGAATTCTTCAAGGACATGAAAGGATTCCTAGAGTTATGTGAGGAGGAACTTAAGGTGGTGAGAGAGGAACAAGCAAGGATCATGGAACTTGTGAAGAAAACAAATGAGTACTATTTAGCAGGAGCAACCAAAGATAATATGCCAAACCCTtttcatttgtttattattGTAAAAGATTTTGTTGACAAGGTATGTCAAGCTTGCATAGAACTAAAAAAGAAGCTAGAAAAGAAGAATGTAGGTGTAGAATCTGTATCAACAACACCACCTCTGTCTCCATCAAACAGGATGCCATCAAGATTCTCTAGCTTTGATTTaaattttctgtcaaataggTTAGAGTCTACATTTTCCAGCCAATCAGGAGATGATTTCTGA
- the LOC101509193 gene encoding uncharacterized protein — MQSVSLRLGKKLSNSPKPLWRISPNLLAHASTTSSSSPPPSSPISAPANGTTSTLNNLLTAPWSASQTRGLTFSGSDVRVGNLIENRGRAYEVLKLYQSHEGTGKAAIKVPPHTVASYATVATTTDDDIKRKERNSGLRNQGLTTKREQLLKVTAAVPLLLIYPNAYSLLLANFFVFWHINAGIQEILADYVHHEMTREFVFISLRLFLIIAIKDVFLNFVFV; from the exons atgcaaTCCGTATCACTGAGACTGGGCAAGAAGCTCTCCAATTCTCCGAAGCCTCTCTGGAGAATCTCACCAAACCTCCTTGCTCACGCATCAACTACCTCTTCCTCCTCTCCCCCACCGTCATCTCCGATCTCCGCCCCCGCCAACGGTACTACCTCCACTCTTAACAACCTCCTCACCGCTCCATGGTCCGCTTCTCAAACCCGTGGATTGACTTTTTCTGGATCTGAT GTTAGAGTTGGAAATCTGATTGAAAATCGAG GGCGCGCCTATGAG GTTCTTAAACTGTATCAATCTCATGAAGGAACTGGAAAAGCTGCTATCAAG GTCCCACCTCACACTGTAGCTAGCTATGCCACCGTTGCTACTACTACAGACGATGACATCAAAAG GAAGGAACGAAACAGTGGATTGAGGAATCAAGGCCTAACGACAAAGAGAGAGCAGCTCCTAAAAGTTACTGCAGCAGTTCCTCTTCTTTTAATATACCCAAACGCCTATTCATTGCTCCTGGCGAATTTCTTTGTATTCTGGCACATAAATGCAGGGATCCAAGAGATTTTGGCTGATTATGTTCACCATGAGATGACCAGGGAATTTGTTTTCATTTCTCTCAGATTGTTCCTGATAATCGCAATTAAGGATGTTttcttaaattttgtatttgtgtga